The Fictibacillus arsenicus genome contains a region encoding:
- a CDS encoding bifunctional diguanylate cyclase/phosphodiesterase yields MRTFNYLNKNDNKIKLKMPEQSQEIDDLLAMSHLVQASAKEMEQLNNTLLESEQRYKSLFEHNPDMIYSMDMNGYITSVNPALVQTLGFSESDMLQAHALNFVCKKDHKRVVEHFRLAIHEKPQTFVTSIMKKDGSEIVCSITNIPIVVNKAVVGVYGISKNITWQKNAEKKIERLAFHDSLTGLPNRSQFEKRLRELVEENHHTKKKLAVMFIDIDHFKIINESLGHHIGDVVLKHVSKQLRQTIKGDDLLCRFAGDVFTLILPMLDKSGEVIDTANRITEALKMPIYLDGQEYTVSASIGISIYPDDSMEADVLIKNADIALHKAKEKGRGKREFFKGEMNAFTLERLKLEGYLRKAIQKGELQPYFQPQLCMKTERITGFEALLRWNHPELGLVSPMQFVPLAEEIGLIDDIGRFVLFESCKQLRHWHDEGAHHLSISVNVSGRQFQRLSFVYEVKEALQASGIPAECLHLELTESTMIHNVQYSISIMQELRELGVKLSIDDFGTGYSSLSYLKDFPVDSLKIDQSFIRHLSDDFFNTSDAAIIKAIIMMCEGLSLTTVAEGVETYEQMKLLREYGCHTAQGYIISKPMPANEAQLFLDEFYTIKNSTS; encoded by the coding sequence ATGAGAACCTTCAATTATCTAAATAAAAATGACAATAAAATAAAATTAAAAATGCCGGAGCAATCACAAGAAATAGATGACCTCTTAGCGATGTCACACTTAGTTCAAGCAAGTGCGAAAGAGATGGAACAGCTTAATAATACTCTTCTCGAGTCTGAACAGCGGTACAAATCACTATTCGAACACAACCCAGATATGATCTATTCTATGGATATGAACGGATATATTACGAGTGTGAATCCAGCACTTGTACAAACGTTAGGATTTTCTGAATCAGATATGCTCCAGGCTCATGCGTTAAATTTCGTATGTAAGAAAGATCATAAGCGTGTTGTTGAACATTTTCGTCTTGCCATTCATGAAAAACCCCAAACTTTTGTAACGAGTATCATGAAAAAAGACGGCAGTGAAATCGTATGCAGCATTACGAACATACCGATCGTAGTGAACAAGGCAGTAGTTGGTGTATACGGAATAAGCAAAAACATAACGTGGCAGAAAAATGCAGAAAAGAAGATTGAAAGACTTGCTTTTCATGACTCACTGACAGGCTTGCCGAACCGAAGTCAATTCGAGAAAAGACTTCGTGAGTTAGTGGAAGAGAACCATCATACAAAAAAGAAACTAGCTGTCATGTTTATAGATATTGACCATTTTAAAATCATAAATGAGAGTCTAGGTCACCATATCGGCGATGTAGTATTAAAGCATGTTAGCAAGCAGCTGAGACAGACGATTAAAGGGGACGACCTTTTATGCCGCTTTGCTGGAGATGTGTTCACGCTTATCCTGCCAATGCTTGATAAGTCAGGGGAAGTCATAGATACGGCAAACAGAATTACAGAAGCGTTAAAAATGCCGATCTATTTAGATGGACAGGAATATACAGTCAGCGCATCGATCGGAATCAGCATCTACCCAGACGATAGTATGGAAGCAGATGTACTGATCAAAAATGCTGACATTGCTCTTCATAAGGCAAAAGAAAAAGGACGCGGCAAGCGTGAGTTTTTCAAAGGTGAAATGAACGCATTTACACTTGAGCGCCTTAAGCTCGAAGGCTATTTAAGAAAGGCGATTCAAAAAGGAGAGCTTCAGCCTTACTTTCAGCCGCAGCTATGCATGAAGACGGAAAGAATCACTGGATTTGAAGCCCTTCTACGCTGGAACCACCCGGAACTTGGCCTTGTCTCACCGATGCAGTTTGTTCCTCTTGCAGAAGAAATTGGACTGATAGATGACATTGGAAGATTTGTTCTCTTTGAATCTTGTAAACAGCTAAGACACTGGCACGATGAAGGTGCACACCATCTTTCTATATCTGTAAATGTTTCAGGAAGGCAGTTTCAGAGATTGTCCTTCGTATATGAAGTAAAAGAGGCGCTGCAAGCGTCAGGTATACCCGCTGAGTGTCTGCATTTGGAGTTAACCGAAAGCACGATGATTCATAATGTGCAATACAGTATAAGCATTATGCAGGAATTAAGAGAACTAGGTGTTAAACTATCGATCGATGATTTTGGCACAGGCTATAGTTCACTTAGCTATTTAAAAGATTTTCCTGTTGATTCGCTTAAAATCGATCAAAGCTTTATCCGTCACTTGAGTGATGACTTTTTCAATACGAGTGATGCCGCCATCATTAAGGCTATTATTATGATGTGTGAAGGTTTGTCGTTAACTACAGTGGCAGAAGGTGTTGAAACATACGAACAGATGAAGCTTCTTCGTGAATATGGCTGCCACACCGCACAAGGATATATCATCAGTAAACCAATGCCTGCTAATGAAGCCCAACTTTTTTTAGATGAATTTTATACAATAAAAAACAGCACATCCTGA
- the mtnA gene encoding S-methyl-5-thioribose-1-phosphate isomerase yields the protein MTVAEKWVPSVRYRRDHLLILDQQQLPHHTVYLNVTSIEHVWDAISKLKVRGAPAIGIAAAFGLVLWSNSEKDNQLESFLSKLQVQRNYLASSRPTAVNLFWALDRVVRAAQKAVSVEDAKEKIEQEAINIQTEDENTCRKIGEYALSLLQDGDAVMTICNAGAIATSKYGTALAPFHLAKERGLNLSVYANETRPVLQGARLTAWELQANDIDVTLITDNMAAHTLKTKNIKAVIVGCDRVAANGDTANKIGTFGLALQAKALGIPFYVACPLSTLDLRTASGEDIPIEERPEEEVTHLNGIRIAPEGIKVFNPAFDVTPAEYISAIITEKGIVSGNYKDSLSVLKKENS from the coding sequence ATGACCGTAGCTGAAAAATGGGTCCCTTCTGTTCGATATCGCAGGGACCATCTTCTTATCTTAGACCAGCAGCAGCTTCCACATCACACTGTATACTTGAATGTAACGAGTATCGAGCATGTGTGGGATGCCATATCAAAACTAAAGGTTCGGGGTGCACCTGCAATCGGCATCGCAGCCGCTTTTGGCCTTGTGCTTTGGAGCAACAGCGAGAAAGATAATCAACTTGAATCCTTTTTATCAAAGCTGCAAGTTCAGCGAAATTATCTTGCATCTTCCCGGCCGACAGCTGTTAACTTATTTTGGGCACTGGACCGGGTAGTTCGCGCTGCGCAAAAAGCCGTTTCTGTAGAAGATGCTAAAGAAAAGATTGAGCAAGAAGCGATCAACATTCAGACAGAAGATGAAAACACATGCCGCAAGATTGGTGAATATGCTCTTTCACTTTTACAGGATGGCGATGCAGTAATGACTATCTGTAATGCTGGTGCGATCGCAACAAGTAAATACGGCACAGCGCTGGCTCCTTTTCACCTTGCAAAAGAAAGAGGATTGAATCTCTCCGTTTACGCAAACGAAACACGGCCTGTTCTCCAAGGGGCTCGTTTAACAGCTTGGGAGCTTCAGGCAAATGATATTGATGTAACGCTCATTACAGACAATATGGCAGCACATACCCTTAAAACAAAAAATATAAAAGCTGTTATCGTAGGCTGTGACCGTGTTGCGGCGAATGGAGATACCGCGAACAAAATCGGAACGTTCGGATTAGCTCTCCAAGCAAAAGCACTGGGCATTCCCTTTTATGTCGCTTGCCCTTTATCTACTTTAGATTTAAGAACTGCAAGCGGTGAAGATATTCCGATCGAGGAACGTCCTGAAGAAGAAGTCACTCATTTAAACGGTATCCGTATTGCACCTGAAGGCATTAAAGTGTTCAATCCTGCTTTTGATGTAACACCCGCTGAGTATATATCAGCTATCATTACAGAAAAAGGTATTGTAAGCGGTAATTACAAAGATTCTCTATCTGTGCTTAAGAAGGAAAACAGCTAA
- the mtnK gene encoding S-methyl-5-thioribose kinase, producing MTVKVKPAYEPLNELTVLDVIKPLNFFNSASLNNLVVQEIGDGNLNLVFRVQDSDSQKALIVKQALPYAKVVGESWPLTLDRARIESDALLQEAESVPHLVPKVYYSDSHLAVTVMEDLSDHVILRKGLIEGNTYPLLAKDIGTFAANTAFYSSDFYLHPFDKKEKVKRFSNPELCKITEDLVFTDPFFDHDTNEFPAELKSSVEKIWSDQELLREVAQLRFSFLTRAEILLHGDLHTGSIFVKEDSTKVIDPEFAFYGPAGFDLAHFFANLTLNHLSQNAHTKEPFHRESVQSFLLQTIEKTWETYTNTFTELWREKSSDPFVKTEGVLENFLQHTFQEAIGFAGCEVIRRTIGLAHVVDLDSIEQKDIELFYKKKALELGSYLIKNQRKFTSITQLTNWIRGA from the coding sequence ATGACCGTAAAAGTAAAACCAGCATATGAACCATTAAACGAACTGACTGTACTTGATGTAATTAAGCCTTTGAACTTCTTTAACTCAGCATCTCTAAATAATCTAGTTGTTCAAGAGATTGGTGATGGCAACTTAAATCTTGTTTTCCGTGTACAAGATTCTGATTCCCAAAAAGCACTGATCGTGAAGCAGGCTCTTCCTTATGCAAAAGTAGTCGGAGAAAGCTGGCCGCTTACTTTAGACAGAGCCAGAATCGAAAGTGATGCTTTATTGCAAGAAGCGGAGTCCGTTCCGCATCTCGTACCAAAAGTTTATTACTCCGATTCACACTTAGCCGTAACAGTGATGGAAGATCTTTCAGACCATGTCATATTGCGCAAAGGTTTGATCGAAGGAAATACCTATCCTCTTCTAGCAAAAGATATCGGAACATTCGCAGCAAACACAGCTTTTTATTCCAGTGATTTTTATCTCCACCCTTTCGATAAAAAAGAAAAGGTAAAGCGTTTTTCCAACCCTGAACTTTGCAAGATTACAGAGGACTTAGTATTTACAGATCCATTTTTTGACCATGACACAAACGAGTTTCCTGCTGAACTAAAAAGTAGTGTAGAAAAAATTTGGTCAGATCAAGAATTGCTTCGTGAAGTCGCTCAACTCCGATTTTCTTTTTTAACTAGAGCTGAAATTTTGCTGCATGGCGACCTTCATACAGGAAGTATTTTTGTAAAAGAAGACTCGACAAAAGTGATTGATCCGGAATTTGCTTTCTACGGTCCAGCTGGTTTTGATCTTGCACACTTTTTTGCGAATCTGACATTGAATCATCTTTCACAGAACGCACATACAAAAGAACCGTTCCATCGTGAATCTGTACAGTCTTTCCTGCTGCAAACGATCGAGAAAACATGGGAGACATACACGAATACTTTTACAGAACTATGGCGCGAAAAATCATCAGATCCTTTTGTAAAAACAGAAGGCGTTCTTGAAAATTTCCTTCAGCACACTTTTCAGGAAGCAATCGGTTTTGCCGGCTGTGAAGTGATACGAAGAACGATCGGTCTTGCACATGTTGTTGACCTTGATTCCATTGAACAAAAAGATATTGAACTTTTTTATAAGAAAAAAGCGCTTGAGCTAGGAAGCTATCTCATAAAAAACCAAAGAAAATTTACGAGTATCACTCAATTAACTAACTGGATTAGAGGTGCATAA